ATTGTGTTATCATGTTTGAAAtaagaatatttaatcaaatcaATTACTTTCCACAATATCTGATATACATTTAACAACCTCTCTTGTATCCAAAGCTTAATCACCGGTTCTATTAAGAGAGATGTCCACAACACATGCCTTTTATGGATTCAGAAGATTAACCTTTTTATTAGTTCATTATATATATGGAAAGAAAGATATTCTCAATGATTGAAGAGCATAAAGATAATATATTTCTTTCATTTAGTGTAGATAAGATAAGACTTGATGCTTAGGGTTTGTAACCTTGAGCCGTTACATAAGAGATTCTATAAGCAAAAATGAACAATGGTAGCTCCCCAAAATCTCAGGATAAATCACAGAagatgaagaaatcgatgaaaCTCAATGGTTAGTGTTTTTGTTCCCATCAGAAGTTTTATTAGTACTAAATAAAGTTTTACAAGTCCAAAGTTTTTGACGCTCTGATGAACAGAGGACTCTGATAAGGAGACCGTGGAACACAAGCAAGTTCCAGAGGATGAGAATCCAAAAACAGATgccaaagaagaaaaaggatCTCAGGGAGCTTCAGACAAGAAAGACAAAAAGGAGAAAGTTCCAGAGAATGAGAACCCTAAGACAGAAGCCAAAGAAGATAAAGGATCTCAGGAAGCTTCAGACAAGAAGGATAAGAAGGAGAAGGGCGTCGGTTGCTGCAAAAAATGCAAGGCTAAAGCaaagatgacgaagaagaaacTCAAAGGTGAGTGTTGTTTTTGTTCCCACCAGAAGTTTAAAGTTCACAACtctaaatttcttttttgaCTTTCTGATGAACAGAAGAGGCGTCTGATGAAGAGGAtgagaaacaaaaacagaaaacagAGAAGGGGAGTCAGAAAACAGATACCAATGAGGAAAAAGGAACTAAAGGAACTTCAGATGTGAAAGATAAAAAGGAGACGAGCATGATAACATGGCGACACAAGAGTACAAAGAAAGATAAGAGTCATGGTAAAAACTTGTGCAGCGTCAACCCTCCCTATCAAACCGGTAGGTCTATGTACCATGGTAGACCCAACTTTTCAAACCCGTGGAACATGTACGCACCACCGAGAGTTTTGTATCCAGCATTTGCGAAAGGGCCAATGTATGGACaatgtggtggtggtggtggtggtccaTTACAACCATACCAGTCCATGAATCCAGCAGCTGCAATGTACAGAGGTGCTATAATGTCACCATATCCTCCTATGGCAGCAGCTATGTATCCTCCCTATTGGCAAAGCAGACCGTTCACAGATGCTAATCCTATCACGCGTTACACTACCTACAGAGACAACTACACTACCCACCGAAACAACTACTCTTACTTCTTTATCTAAGTTTCCTCTTTAATCATTCCTTATGTTTTTCctctgtttgtttttttatccaAGGGAGGAAAAAAACTAAAGGACAGAATAAAGGAATTTCTTTGTAGACTCTATAaacgttctttttttttccaaagagAAAACAGAATATCCTTTGATAAAGATAATGGAACTAGTCATTCAACATCAAGCCATTAcatgaaaatttaaaagtttcCGAGTCTTGTTGATCAACAGATTAAAAGTTTGGAGATACAACGGTTTTGGCAGAATCATCCACCTCTGGCCTCTCTTCTAGCTGCATCGTGAAGTAAATCAACATCAACTCCATCAGGAGGTAACTGCACGTACCTCACCACTGATCCTCTGATGAAACAGTTTCTCACCGACAACTACACAATTcaccagagaaaaaaaaaaccataagcAAAATACAACTCTTTGAGAAGATTCTTAAAGTGTGATAAAAAGAAGAATTTAAGTGCCATATTAAGCTAAACACGCAGAGTATCattccacacaaaaaaaaatggcaaAGAAACTTCACTTCAGAGCACAACAAATCTCAATGGCTACACAAACTGCAGTAtacataacaaaaaaacaaaaaaaaaagcaacaaaCATAGAGAGATGGGGTTTAACACATGTGCAAAAGCCAAAGCTTTAAGCTTTCAAATTCAACAACAAGGAAGAAAAGCAAGTGTAGACTAGAAACAAACATAGAGAGATTAACTCTTAACACTAGAAATTAAAGTCACGCCTTTAGGCCACTAAAG
Above is a window of Brassica napus cultivar Da-Ae chromosome A10, Da-Ae, whole genome shotgun sequence DNA encoding:
- the LOC106422961 gene encoding DNA ligase 1, with product MNNGSSPKSQDKSQKMKKSMKLNEDSDKETVEHKQVPEDENPKTDAKEEKGSQGASDKKDKKEKVPENENPKTEAKEDKGSQEASDKKDKKEKGVGCCKKCKAKAKMTKKKLKEEASDEEDEKQKQKTEKGSQKTDTNEEKGTKGTSDVKDKKETSMITWRHKSTKKDKSHGKNLCSVNPPYQTGRSMYHGRPNFSNPWNMYAPPRVLYPAFAKGPMYGQCGGGGGGPLQPYQSMNPAAAMYRGAIMSPYPPMAAAMYPPYWQSRPFTDANPITRYTTYRDNYTTHRNNYSYFFI